The following are from one region of the Coffea eugenioides isolate CCC68of chromosome 2, Ceug_1.0, whole genome shotgun sequence genome:
- the LOC113759369 gene encoding uncharacterized protein LOC113759369, translated as MSVSSRQAFGGGLVRDDEGKMIFAYYKEFGECDVLMVEGLSLLHGLRLCLQREVHLLRVEVDSATLVEPVTTNALAKSPLRNVVREVRWILGQLSGQLRHVYRERNAASDALASLQLGQDNFWIEF; from the coding sequence ATGAGTGTGAGCAGTAGACAAGCTTTTGGTGGGGGTCTAGTGCGAGATGATGAAGGGAAAATGATCTTTGCGTACTATAAGGAATTTGGGGAGTGTGATGTGCTTATGGTAGAGGGTCTCTCGCTTCTGCATGGGTTGCGGCTTTGTCTTCAAAGGGAGGTTCATCTGTTGAGGGTAGAGGTGGATTCAGCTACTCTAGTAGAACCGGTCACGACCAATGCACTTGCAAAGTCGCCATTGCGTAATGTGGTGCGGGAGGTAAGGTGGATCCTTGGTCAGTTATCTGGCCAGCTACGACATGTATATCGGGAAAGGAATGCAGCATCTGATGCTTTGGCTTCTTTGCAGTTAGGGCAAGACAACTTCTGGATAGAGTTTTGA